The sequence below is a genomic window from Candidatus Alcyoniella australis.
CCAACCCACACTCACCAGCAGGCCCAGCGCGCCGCCGGCAATGCCGATCCAGGCCAGGGGCAGGCCCTCGAAGTTCTGGGGATTGCCGGCGATGGCACTCAACGCGATCACGCCCGCAGCCAAGGCCAGGACCGAGAGCGGCAGCCCGACGCAAAATATTGACAACATGATGCCGCACAGGCCCAACGCCAGCGCGGCGATCGCCATCGGGTGCGTACGCCGCAACGCGCTGGAGGGCAGCGGCGTGAGCAACTGCCCAAACGCGTAGGGCTGCTGTGCGGGTTGTTCGCCAACAGCGAGGATCTTATTGCCGCAGGCGCAACGCATTGACCCGACGCCGTTGAACAGTTCGGCGTCGGCCAACAATCCACAGTGTGGGCAGCGCGTGGTAGTCAGATCAGCCTCCGGCTCCCGCGGACGCGGCCATGGTGATGATTATTGCCGCGAAGAGGAACACCATGTAGGCCAGGAAAGCCAAAACCATGATCGCCATATAGGCGATGCCTATGATCATACCGGCCAGGGCCATACCGTGGCCGCCGTAGCGACCGCCCCATTGCCGGATCTTGTTCAGGCCGATGGCGCCGCAGATGATCGCCGCGATTTCCGCCGGCCAGAAGCACAGGCCGACCAACGAACAGATCAGGGCCGCCAGCGCCAACGGATGAGTGGGGGGAACCTGCGGCGCGGGGTATGCCTGATAAAGGTCGTAGCACGGCGCGGGAACCGTGGGCGTGGTCTGCTGCGCTTGCTGCTCAGAGGTGTCCTGCATCGTCTTTCCCATTGCGCTGAATTAGGCTGGGCTGATGTAAATAGTATTGCACTCGCAGCGGACGAGCAATGCAGATCAGTTGAGGATCGGACCGCGATTAATGTAGTAGTAGATGAACAGCCCCAGGCCGACCACGATCCCCAGGCAGCCCAGGATCATCCCGGTCCAGGCGCGACGGCGATAGGCACGCGGAACGTCGGGCGTCTCGCGCAGCCGTTCCAGGGCCAAGCCGGAGATTATCACCGCGGGAAATCCGCTGATGAACAGGCAGCAAAACGGGAACGAGAGCAGGCCGAGCAACAGTGCGATGTTGCACAGCCGCTCGATCGATCGCAACGGTCGCTGATCTACAACGTCAGGGTTGGCGGTTTCGTTCGCTTCCATCCTGCGGATGATACAGCATCGGGACGTTGAATTGCAGCGGCCTAATCGGTCATCACGTGTGGTTCGGCGTCAGACTTCTCATGCCACACGGTGAAGGTGTACCCCTGCTGGTTGCAATCGCCGAATTCCCACTGCACGCCAGGATCGTCTAAGAGGTTGCGATCAACGGTCAGCAGCTTATCCATGTCGCAGGTGTACGTTCCGCCCATTTCCTCGCCGTAGTTCTGGAAATAAACTTCCTCGGCCAGGCGCGCGTTGCGGCCCGCTGATACAGCCGAAGCGTCGTAGGCCCTGCTTTCAAGAGTCATAAAGTTGGGAACGGCGATCAGTGCCAGCATCGCGATGAAGATCGTCATCACGCTGGCTATTGACCCCAGGACGATGCCGGCGATGGCCAGGCCTTTGCCACCGATGTTGTCGGGGTCGGCATTGGCTTTTTTCAGGCCGATGATGCCCAGGACCAGCGCCGGAATGCCGGACAGGCAGCAGAACAGGAGCGAGAGTATGCCCAATACCAGTGCGGCGATGCTCACGCCCGGCGTTTGTAGCGCCGTTGGCGATGCCGGGGTGGGATTGGATTCCTGCGGCAAATTGCCTTGAGATGCGGTCATGATTCACTCCGAGTTAGGCAATGATGGAGAAGGTATACACCGTAGGGATAAGGGAGTAAATAAAACGGCCGCCCGTTGCCGGACGGCCGCGTCGCTCGATTGTTCGTTTTGCTAGAAGCCGTAGTTCATGCCGCCCATCATTACCTGCACGATGCCGCCGACGATCGAGAGCAGGATTCCCAGGCTGCCCAGGATGATGCCGGCGATGGCCAGGCCTTTGCCTCCGACGTTCTGCGGATCGGCATTGGCCTTTTTCAGGCCGATGATCCCCAGGACCAGCGCCGGAATGCCGGTCAGGCAGCCGCCGCAGAACAGGATGCCCAAGATCAATGCGGCGATCGACACGCCCGGAGTCTTGGGTCCGTCAGCCATGGCCATCGCCTGCGGCGGCAGCGGTGGAGGCGGAGGCGGCGGAGGCGGGGGAGGGGGCGGCGCTGCGAACGTGGGTTGTTCTGTTCCGGGATCTTGCGGTTCACTCATCTGCGACCTCCAGATTAATAATATTCCCTGATCGGCAATGCAGTTTATTTGGCTCTGTTGCTTGGTAGTTCCAATCCTAGCCCAAACCCGCGCGTCTGAACAAGCCTGTATCGCCGATCTTGACACGCGGGGAGTCTGTGCCATCCTTGCACCGATGAAAATCGGGAGCGAGCTACAGGTGTCAGGCGAGGAACGGCGATAGTGTCCGCTCCGCTTTCCGACGCGCAGCCCGACGCGGGCGCGAAGCGGCGCCGGGCGCAGATCCTGCTGGCGTTGATCGCGGCTCTGGGCTTGGCTTTGCGCCTCTACCAGCTCACGCGCCTGAGCTTCTGGTCCGACGAGTGTCTGACCCTGGCGGTCACTGCCATGGATCCGGGTCGCATCCTGCGGATCATTCTCTACACCGACGTCCATCCGCCGGCGCATTACTACATAATTGCGCTGTGGCAGCGCATCTCGAACGATGAGGCGTTCATCC
It includes:
- a CDS encoding DUF4190 domain-containing protein, whose translation is MADAELFNGVGSMRCACGNKILAVGEQPAQQPYAFGQLLTPLPSSALRRTHPMAIAALALGLCGIMLSIFCVGLPLSVLALAAGVIALSAIAGNPQNFEGLPLAWIGIAGGALGLLVSVGWLIYIFVLIGSSEGYAF
- a CDS encoding DUF4190 domain-containing protein, whose product is MQDTSEQQAQQTTPTVPAPCYDLYQAYPAPQVPPTHPLALAALICSLVGLCFWPAEIAAIICGAIGLNKIRQWGGRYGGHGMALAGMIIGIAYMAIMVLAFLAYMVFLFAAIIITMAASAGAGG
- a CDS encoding DUF4190 domain-containing protein encodes the protein MTASQGNLPQESNPTPASPTALQTPGVSIAALVLGILSLLFCCLSGIPALVLGIIGLKKANADPDNIGGKGLAIAGIVLGSIASVMTIFIAMLALIAVPNFMTLESRAYDASAVSAGRNARLAEEVYFQNYGEEMGGTYTCDMDKLLTVDRNLLDDPGVQWEFGDCNQQGYTFTVWHEKSDAEPHVMTD
- a CDS encoding DUF4190 domain-containing protein, giving the protein MSEPQDPGTEQPTFAAPPPPPPPPPPPPPLPPQAMAMADGPKTPGVSIAALILGILFCGGCLTGIPALVLGIIGLKKANADPQNVGGKGLAIAGIILGSLGILLSIVGGIVQVMMGGMNYGF